One part of the Prunus persica cultivar Lovell chromosome G5, Prunus_persica_NCBIv2, whole genome shotgun sequence genome encodes these proteins:
- the LOC18778061 gene encoding disease resistance protein RPM1, translating into MAESSVNFLLEKLATLFEKDVHLFGGVREEAVYLRGELERMKAFLRIADTLQESDEELKVWVKQLRDISHETEDILDEYTLLQGHDHDHGRGIFGSLYRLGCCIKNAKACYRIGSELQAINSRIKEICEVHKRLRHKFRKAEQDPGSDDSAGNTWQDCRGDALLLDKSDLVGLDEPKNQLVGWLFNGSSGREVVSLAGMGGMGKTTLAKQVYDDPEVKKHFEVRAWITVNRSFKFGDLLKDMVQQLFKAIRRRIPQIVANMNDYQLKTTIKELLQNRRYLVVLDDVWHLYEWDAIKYALPSNGCGSRIMLTTRNADVASTTGVLCEGKAYNLKPLPPPESWDLFCRKAFQWNKCPSHLEEICKYILRKCEGLPLAIVAISGVLATKDKRRIDEWDMVRRSLGAEIEGNDKLKDLKKVLSLSFNDLPYYLKSCFLYLSIFPEDHLIERMRLIRLWVAEGFIEAKEGKTLEEVADDYLHELLNRSLMQVATTTPDGRVKTCRIHDLLREIIIPKSRDQNFTTIVKDQSLQWFERARRLSIHSTLQSVQPNRSVSQLRSLFMFGASENPSISKLFPSGLRLLNVLDLQNSPLEKFPVEVVDLYCLKYLSLRETKVKTVPRSIGRLQSLETLDLKHSNVNQLPVEILKLQRLRHLLVYQHEFVSYEHFHSKKGFKVMSNIGVLQALQKLCFIEVNQDGGTIIRELGKLNQLRRLGLLKLRKEDGKALCSSIEKLTNLRALSIASVEEDEIIDLQHLPSPPLLLQRLYMRGRLDALPHWIPSLPSLVRLSLKWSQLKDDPLIYLRYIPNLVQLELCQVFLGDRLCFRADGFRKLKILSMDKFDELRCIEVEMGAMASLEKLSIQRCKLLENVPSGIEHLTKLKVLEFSDMPVDLMKTIRTDGKDNWKVSHIPEVYSTYWREGGWEVYSIESMTDGEYCPLPSNPFSHELQTRWKSWK; encoded by the coding sequence ATGGCAGAGAGTTCTGTTAACTTTCTTCTGGAGAAGCTTGCAACCCTATTCGAAAAGGATGTACACCTGTTTGGAGGAGTTCGAGAAGAAGCTGTGTATCTGAGAGGAGAATTGGAAAGGATGAAGGCCTTCCTAAGGATCGCAGACACACTGCAGGAAAGTGATGAGGAACTCAAAGTCTGGGTGAAGCAACTAAGAGATATTTCTCATGAAACTGAAGACATTCTAGATGAATACACTCTTCTCCAGGGGCATGATCATGATCACGGTCGAGGAATATTTGGCTCTTTATACAGGTTGGGTTGCTGTATTAAGAATGCCAAAGCTTGTTACCGTATTGGTTCCGAGTTGCAAGCCATCAACTCAAGAATCAAAGAGATTTGTGAGGTTCACAAGAGACTTCGTCACAAATTCAGAAAGGCTGAACAAGATCCTGGATCCGACGACAGTGCAGGAAATACATGGCAAGACTGTCGAGGAGATGCCCTTCTTTTAGATAAATCTGATCTTGTTGGCCTTGATGAGCCTAAAAATCAGCTGGTGGGGTGGCTATTTAACGGCAGTTCTGGCCGCGAAGTAGTTTCGTTGGCTGGAATGGGAGGAATGGGGAAGACCACCTTGGCCAAGCAAGTCTATGATGACCCAGAAGTGAAGAAACATTTTGAAGTCCGTGCGTGGATCACTGTTAATCGGTCCTTCAAATTTGGCGACCTACTCAAAGACATGGTTCAACAACTCTTTAAAGCAATCAGAAGACGAATTCCACAAATCGTGGCAAACATGAATGACTATCAGCTGAAGACAACAATAAAGGAATTGCTGCAAAACCGGAGGTACCTGGTTGTTCTGGATGATGTATGGCATCTATATGAATGGGATGCTATAAAATATGCACTGCCTAGCAATGGTTGTGGCAGCCGAATTATGCTCACTACAAGAAATGCAGATGTAGCCTCCACCACGGGTGTACTATGTGAAGGTAAGGCCTATAACTTAAAGCCCTTACCTCCTCCCGAGTCTTGGGATCTTTTTTGCAGAAAGGCATTTCAGTGGAACAAATGCCCTTCTCATTTGGAGGAAATTTGTAAGTACATCTTAAGAAAATGTGAGGGACTTCCCCTTGCAATTGTTGCAATCAGTGGTGTGTTGGCAACAAAAGATAAACGTAGAATTGACGAGTGGGATATGGTTCGCCGCAGCCTTGGGGCTGAAATTGAGGGAAATGACAAGCTCAAGGATTTGAAAAAAGTTCTTTCACTCAGCTTTAATGATTTGCCATACTACCTCAAATCCTGCTTCTTGTACCTGAGCATCTTCCCTGAGGATCATCTGATTGAACGAATGAGACTAATCCGGTTATGGGTAGCAGAGGGATTCATCGAAGCAAAGGAGGGAAAAACACTGGAAGAAGTAGCAGATGACTATCTCCATGAACTCTTGAATAGAAGCCTAATGCAAGTGGCTACTACTACACCTGATGGAAGGGTCAAAACATGTCGGATCCATGACCTTTTGCGTGAGATCATCATCCCCAAGTCAAGAGATCAGAATTTCACCACAATTGTGAAAGACCAAAGCTTGCAATGGTTTGAAAGAGCTAGACGCCTATCAATACATAGCACGCTACAAAGTGTTCAGCCTAACAGGTCAGTTTCCCAGTTGCGTTCCCTGTTTATGTTTGGTGCCTCTGAAAATCCATCCATCTCTAAATTATTCCCAAGTGGTCTTAGGCTGCTAAATGTGTTAGACTTGCAAAACTCACCTTTGGAAAAATTTCCAGTTGAAGTTGTGGACTTGTATTGTTTGAAATATCTGAGCTTGAGGGAAACAAAGGTAAAAACTGTTCCCAGATCTATTGGGAGGCTTCAGAGTCTAGAAACTCTAGATCTTAAGCATTCCAATGTCAACCAACTTCCGGTTGAGATCCTGAAGCTCCAGCGTTTACGCCATCTTCTGGTATATCAACATGAATTTGTATCTTACGAacattttcattcaaaaaaaggttttaaagTCATGTCAAACATTGGAGTTTTGCAAGCATTACAGAAGCTTTGTTTCATAGAAGTAAACCAAGATGGAGGCACCATAATAAGAGAGCTTGGGAAGCTAAATCAACTTAGGAGGTTAGGCCTCTTAAAATTGAGAAAAGAAGATGGGAAGGCTCTATGTTCATCTATTGAAAAGCTGACGAATCTTCGCGCCCTGTCTATAGCTTCAGTCGAAGAAGACGAGATCATTGATCTTCAACATCTACCTTCTCCTCCTTTGTTGCTTCAGCGGCTGTATATGAGAGGACGTTTGGACGCATTACCCCACTGGATTCCTTCTCTTCCCAGCCTAGTCAGATTGTCTTTGAAATGGAGTCAGTTGAAGGATGATCCACTCATATACCTGCGATACATTCCGAATCTTGTTCAACTTGAATTATGTCAAGTATTCCTTGGCGACAGATTGTGTTTCAGGGCTGATGGGTTTAGAAAGTTGAAGATTTTAAGCATGGATAAGTTTGATGAACTGAGATGCATAGAAGTGGAGATGGGTGCAATGGCTTCTCTTGAGAAGCTAAGCATCCAACGCTGCAAGCTTCTGGAGAATGTGCCATCAGGGATTGAACATTTAACGAAGCTGAAAGTTCTCGAGTTTTCTGATATGCCGGTGGATTTGATGAAGACGATTAGGACAGATGGAAAAGATAACTGGAAAGTCTCCCACATTCCAGAAGTTTATTCAACTTACTGGAGAGAAGGTGGCTGGGAAGTCTACTCTATAGAGAGCATGACTGATGGGGAGTACTGTCCCCTGCCCAGCAATCCCTTCAGCCATGAACTTCAAACTCGTTGGAAGTCCTGGAAATGA
- the LOC18777212 gene encoding disease resistance protein RPM1 gives MAESAVKFLLDKLTSLFENDLQLLRGVREEIVYLRGELERMTAFLRIADAFEESDEEVKVWVKQVRDIAHDSEDVLDEFTILQAHDHGKEEQGLLYGSIRRLSCCIKNTKARYRIASQLQGINMRIRKISDVHKRLSHKFCTSEVAGKWWETHGGGGDALLLERSDIVGIDEPIKQMVGWLVKGSSGREVVSVAGMGGMGKTTLAKQVYDAAQVKKHFKVRAWITVTQSFKLGEILKHMIEQLHQAIRIPVPQGINNMSTNQLKTVIKEVLQRRRYLVVLDDVWHLCGWDALKYALPNNTCGSRVILTTRNADVASTTCVESRGKVYNLEPLPLTDAWELLCKKTFQGNSCPPHLEEVCNYILRKCEGLPLAIVAISGVLATKDKRRIDEWDMVGRCLGGQIEGNDKLKDLKKVLSLSFNDLPYYLKSCFLYLSIFPEDHQIKHMRLIRLWIAEGFIETKESKTLEDVAEDYLNELLNRSMIQAAETTPDGRVQKFRIHDLLREIITSKTRDQNFATIAKEYNMPWPDKVRRLSIHNTLQNVQQYRSASQLRSLFMFRVAEKPSLQRFFPTGFTLLNVLDLQSTPLNVFPAEVVNLFFLKYLSLRDTRVKTVPTWIGKLQNLETLDLKNSRVTELPVEILKLQHLRHLLVYRYEFVPHENFHSKYGFKVLGKIGALTSLQKLCFIEVNQDGGAILIELGKLVQLRRLGIVKMRKEYGKAFCSSIEKLTKICSLSITSVEEDEIIDLEYLSSPPLLLQRLYLRGRLEKLPHWIPSLHSLVKLYLKWSRLKDDPLVFLQYLPNLVHLELSEVFEGDTLCFGAGGFKKLKHLGLDTSDELRCIRVEAGTMPCIEQLSIKRCKSLEKVPSGIEHLITLKVLKFSDMPEKLIRTLLPHEPGNDYWKVEHIPEVYITYWREWEWKVYSLEGLSEAQNSHFCCK, from the coding sequence ATGGCTGAGAGTGCAGTAAAGTTTCTGCTAGACAAGCTCACCTCCCTTTTCGAAAATGACTTGCAACTCTTGAGAGGGGTGAGGGAAGAGATTGTGTATCTGAGAGGAGAGTTAGAGCGCATGACAGCTTTTCTGAGAATTGCTGATGCATTTGAAGAGAGTGATGAGGAAGTCAAAGTGTGGGTTAAGCAAGTAAGAGACATTGCTCATGACAGTGAAGATGTTCTTGATGAATTTACAATTCTTCAGGCACATGATCATGGGAAGGAGGAGCAGGGATTATTGTACGGTTCAATTCGAAGGCTCTCTTGCTGTATTAAGAACACAAAAGCTCGATACCGCATTGCTTCTCAATTACAAGGCATAAACATGAGGATCAGAAAAATCTCTGATGTTCATAAGAGACTGAGCCATAAATTCTGTACAAGTGAAGTAGCAGGTAAATGGTGGGAGACacatggaggaggaggagatgcTCTACTTTTGGAGAGAAGTGATATAGTCGGCATTGATGAACCTATAAAGCAGATGGTTGGGTGGCTTGTCAAGGGTTCTTCTGGACGCGAAGTAGTTTCTGTGGCTGGGATGGGAGGCATGGGGAAGACTACCTTGGCCAAACAAGTCTATGATGCTGCACAAGTGAAGAAGCATTTCAAAGTTCGTGCTTGGATCACTGTCACTCAGTCTTTCAAACTTGGGGAAATCCTCAAGCACATGATTGAACAACTCCACCAAGCAATTCGAATACCAGTTCCACAAGGAATCAATAACATGAGCACCAACCAGCTTAAAACAGTAATCAAGGAGGTCCTGCAGAGAAGGAGGTATCTCGTTGTTCTAGACGACGTATGGCACTTGTGCGGATGGGATGCCTTGAAATATGCATTGCCTAACAATACTTGTGGCAGCAGAGTCATACTTACTACACGAAATGCGGATGTAGCCTCTACAACCTGTGTAGAATCCAGAGGTAAAGTCTATAACTTGGAGCCCTTGCCCCTAACAGACGCTTGGGAGCTTCTGTGCAAGAAGACATTTCAGGGGAACTCCTGTCCTCCACACTTAGAGGAAGTctgcaattatattttaagaaaGTGCGAGGGACTGCCACTTGCAATTGTGGCAATCAGTGGTGTTTTGGCTACCAAAGACAAACGCAGGATTGATGAGTGGGATATGGTTGGCCGTTGCCTTGGGGGTCAAATTGAAGGCAATGACAAGCTCAAGGACTTGAAAAAAGTTCTCTCACTCAGTTTTAATGATCTGCCATACTATCTCAAGTCTTGTTTCCTGTACCTCAGCATCTTTCCTGAGGATCATCAAATCAAGCATATGAGACTTATTCGATTATGGATAGCAGAGGGATTTATCGAAACAAAGGAAAGCAAGACATTGGAAGATGTTGCAGAGGACTACCTCAATGAACTATTGAATAGAAGTATGATTCAAGCAGCGGAGACAACACCTGATGGAAGGGTCCAAAAGTTTCGAATTCATGACCTCTTGCGCGAAATTATCACCTCCAAGACAAGAGATCAGAACTTTGCCACAATTGCTAAAGAGTACAATATGCCATGGCCAGACAAGGTCCGGCGCCTGTCAATACATAACACACTACAAAATGTACAGCAATACAGGTCTGCTTCTCAACTGCGTTCTCTCTTTATGTTCAGAGTTGCTGAGAAGCCATCACTGCAGAGGTTCTTCCCCACAGGCTTTACACTGCTTAATGTGTTAGATTTGCAAAGTACACCTTTAAATGTTTTCCCAGCTGAAGTTGTCAaccttttctttctaaaatatCTGAGCTTGAGAGATACCAGGGTAAAAACTGTTCCGACCTGGATAGGGAAGCTTCAAAACCTAGAGACTTTGGATTTGAAAAATTCTCGGGTTACTGAACTTCCAGTTGAAATCCTCAAACTCCAACATCTGCGCCATCTCCTGGTATATCGTTATGAGTTTGTTCCTCATGAaaattttcactcaaaatatGGTTTTAAGGTGCTAGGAAAAATAGGGGCTTTGACATCCCTTCAAAAGCTCTGTTTCATAGAGGTGAACCAAGATGGTGGTGCCATATTAATAGAGCTGGGGAAACTAGTTCAGTTGAGAAGGTTAGGCATTGTTAAGATGAGGAAAGAATATGGTAAGGCTTTCTGTTCATCCATTGAAAAACTGACGAAAATTTGCTCATTGTCCATAACTTCAGTAGAAGAGGACGAGATCATTGATTTGGAGTAcctttcttctcctcctctacTGCTTCAGCGGCTCTACTTGCGCGGACGACTGGAGAAATTACCTCACTGGATACCTTCTCTTCATAGCCTcgtaaaattatatttgaaatGGAGTAGGTTAAAGGATGATCCACTTGTATTCCTTCAGTATTTGCCCAATCTAGTACATCTTGAACTATCTGAGGTGTTTGAAGGAGACACGCTGTGCTTTGGAGCTGGAGGATTTAAGAAGCTCAAGCATCTAGGTCTCGATACATCTGATGAACTTAGATGCATACGGGTGGAAGCGGGAACAATGCCTTGTATTGAACAGTTAAGTATCAAGCGCTGTAAATCATTGGAGAAGGTCCCATCAGGCATTGAACATCTCATCACACTTAAGGTGCTGAAATTTTCTGATATGCCAGAAAAATTAATCAGGACACTACTTCCACATGAACCAGGAAATGATTATTGGAAAGTTGAACATATCCCAGAAGTTTATATCACCTATTGGAGGGAGTGGGAGTGGAAGGTCTACTCCTTAGAGGGCTTGAGCGAGGCACAAAACTCCCACTTCTGTTGTAAATAG